The following proteins are encoded in a genomic region of Dialister hominis:
- a CDS encoding ROK family protein encodes MPVVRAPGDTYEGCCTFHRDSFLPAGCLEGYAAGPAIEKRWGEKGENLGSRSEVWETEAFYLSQGVSQIALLCSPDIIILGGGVMHQASLFPMVRERVKDQMHGYVHAPILDGDLSDYIVPPALGDDAGLAGACRMGYDWLKS; translated from the coding sequence ATGCCTGTCGTCCGCGCGCCTGGAGATACGTATGAAGGCTGCTGCACCTTCCACAGGGATTCCTTCCTGCCTGCCGGATGCCTCGAAGGGTATGCCGCAGGGCCTGCCATCGAAAAACGATGGGGCGAGAAGGGGGAAAACCTGGGAAGCCGCAGCGAAGTCTGGGAGACGGAAGCGTTCTATCTCTCGCAGGGCGTATCACAGATCGCGCTTCTCTGCTCGCCGGATATCATCATCCTGGGAGGCGGCGTCATGCACCAGGCATCCCTCTTCCCGATGGTCAGGGAAAGGGTAAAGGACCAGATGCACGGCTACGTCCATGCACCGATCCTTGACGGAGACCTCTCGGACTACATCGTCCCGCCCGCTTTGGGAGACGATGCAGGACTTGCCGGTGCCTGCCGCATGGGCTATGATTGGCTGAAATCTTGA
- a CDS encoding ROK family protein produces the protein MLIGGIEAGGTKIVCGAAEVTEEGIHILDRMRFATGRPEEAVRKAADYFKDFPIKALGVACFGPLDLRKDSATYGHIMATPKKGWEHFDLLGPFEKEIGVPAVLDTDVNGAALGEGAYGAGKGKSVVAYITVGTGIGVGLSIGGKPLHGLVHPEGGRPHACRPRAWRYV, from the coding sequence ATGCTGATCGGAGGAATTGAGGCCGGCGGGACGAAGATCGTCTGCGGAGCGGCAGAGGTAACGGAGGAAGGCATCCATATCCTGGACCGGATGCGCTTTGCGACAGGGCGCCCGGAAGAGGCAGTCAGGAAAGCGGCGGACTATTTCAAAGATTTCCCGATCAAAGCATTGGGCGTTGCCTGCTTCGGACCGCTGGATCTCCGGAAGGACTCTGCGACTTACGGCCATATCATGGCGACACCGAAGAAGGGCTGGGAGCATTTCGATCTTCTGGGACCTTTCGAAAAGGAAATCGGCGTGCCGGCCGTGCTCGATACGGACGTGAACGGCGCGGCGCTTGGTGAAGGCGCTTACGGCGCAGGAAAGGGGAAGTCCGTCGTCGCTTACATCACCGTCGGGACCGGCATCGGTGTCGGCCTTTCGATCGGCGGCAAGCCTCTCCACGGCCTCGTCCATCCCGAAGGCGGCCGGCCACATGCCTGTCGTCCGCGCGCCTGGAGATACGTATGA
- a CDS encoding DUF523 domain-containing protein — MKVIVSACLLGVPCRYKGGANTDKGVISFVAGMDVIPVCPEVAAGMPIPRPPVEILRGRIVRKDGTDMDEIYRAGARKIMKEIEGEDIAFAILKARSPTCGVHEVYDGTFSGTRVPGEGVFAAMLKEAGIPVYDEEDLAAGRIPMDIESEERNADRRN; from the coding sequence ATGAAGGTCATCGTGAGTGCCTGTCTCCTTGGCGTTCCCTGCCGCTACAAGGGAGGCGCGAATACGGATAAAGGCGTCATTTCCTTCGTAGCAGGGATGGACGTCATCCCCGTCTGCCCCGAAGTTGCTGCCGGCATGCCCATTCCGCGTCCGCCCGTGGAGATCCTACGCGGCCGTATCGTCCGGAAAGACGGGACGGATATGGATGAAATCTACAGAGCCGGCGCAAGAAAGATCATGAAAGAAATCGAGGGTGAAGACATTGCCTTTGCCATTCTGAAAGCAAGAAGCCCGACCTGCGGCGTGCATGAAGTCTATGACGGTACATTTTCCGGGACAAGGGTGCCCGGAGAAGGCGTCTTTGCCGCGATGCTGAAGGAGGCCGGAATCCCTGTCTATGATGAGGAAGATCTGGCAGCAGGACGGATTCCGATGGATATAGAAAGTGAGGAAAGAAATGCTGATCGGAGGAATTGA